The genome window TTGTGTAAATTTCCACACATCAGCATATTATcaacatcttcatcttctATCTAAAATTCTAGTTGTTGATTTATTATGGGTTGTACGCATTTTGATCAGTATATTATTGGACTTATATCCTCTGAGAGCTGGGACTTAAGGGAAGATGGGGTtgaggtttttattttattttaaataatgttctctaaataaaattctaatttttttttcttctacatTATAACGTTGttctaatttttaaataatttttttttctacaggacacattaacaaaaaatgcctttaaaaaatagtttacATATAATAAAAGTTATATTGAAGAATACAAGTCCACATCGGAACtttgattaaataaaataaaatatataatgaatggttccaTTACTAATATTATTGAGGCCTTTTACGATAAAACTCTATACCTATTGGGTTTTGTAGGTAGTTAAATTGGGTACAATATTGGTGTTGTTAGTAGTGAGCCAATGACCTGTCTCTCTGAAATTTAATATGGTATCAAAGGGTTGATTACAGCAGCGGACTCATGAATTTTTCAGCGGAGGTGCAATTCTTAAAAGCTAAAAGctcaaaaagaacaaagaaaaaaaaagagacatgaaaggacccgccccgaatttcccAAAACCTTGGCAAATCCTGTGGAAttcccgacatcaccccgatgtcgggcccacttactaaagaccgagactttctgccgaaatttcggcagtcTCCcttataaattggacatttcccaaaatttcaacatgcataaaaaacacatttaatattcCCAACGGGCaacatgcacaatataatttcatgcaattcacataaacggcCTTCCTATAATTCTCAACAACCAAGCATGCTAGCAAAtcaattcatgccttaaacaaggcaaacgataaattcaaatataaatttataactGCTAAATTTCAACATACATCATCtaactttttcaatttcaacatatgaggttttaacctcctaacacaatcacatctatgtccgcggctgcacctaataaccttaggttgcctacgtaccctgaTTGAGGATCAAGCCATACGTAGTTCTTCccttaaaacccaattccacacatagacaataccttatttcatttctctgtatttcacataatctccctatacgccggtacaaccaacgcaaCTTATGAGGCTTGTCAATgctggataacctacgccacgtgcgaccataccatattatcacaatatctccccatacgccggttcaaccaacgccatgtatggggtctgtctcaacgccggataacctacgccatgCAAGACctgcacatcatatcacatatctccccatacgccggtacaaccaatgccacgtatggggcctgtcgacacgccggataacctacgccatgtgcgacctcaacatattatcacaatatctccccatacgccggtacaaccaacgccacatatggggtctgtctcaacgccgaataacctacgccacgcgagacctgcacatcatatcacatatctccccatacgccggtacaaccaacgccacgtatggggcctgtcgacacgccggataacctatgccacgtgcgacctcaacatattatcacaatatctccccatacgccagtacaaccaacgccacgtatggggtctgtccgcacgccggataacctatgccacgtgggacctaactttcactgggtggtacttgtagtgtaaccaaaatccggggaggtacctaaggtagtgcgtatagcacttcaaactgacattctagactcttttgtacccttgtacaaacatatataattatatatattaatactAATATTGTGTAAACCTCAAAAATGGTCTAGCACCTgataatccccctgggaaggtgaggctactccgggagactcacggtcaatcaagggtcaaactaccctaaccctggtcaaacgggcccacggggcccacgacctccaaattccgatccgaaagttcctatgggttctgcaaggtataggacactcgtcctgcaagtttggttcagatcggacggtcggatcgctcaccaTCGCAAGATctgacggttaatataaaacataaactttaaattattaaatcgaaacatccggggctccgattcacgatctgtgaattcctacacgatcctagaaatacctagattaacataaattaaatttgagaccatccaacggacctaacctatcgaacccggataacgcgcaataggcgatatccgttcgatagtcaaatgACGTCCAAATtcagatccgcgaaatcctacgcactcgtgacaacctaaggatctcatcgagacacAGTGAAACtccactaccctcgcccatgAGCCACCACACGGGCCGGCAGCGCTGGGTGCCCAAACCGATTACGAATtgccgaaaaatctcaaaaccatggctccaaactcctaccctaggtataacaccctatttggaaccacttttgttcttggacctaccccaaaaactgaccgaaaATGGGCGGAATCGCGATCCCAAaatcggccaaatttcaattcgtaAATCGAATTGGTTACGCTAAGAATCGatccaatcctacccaacaggcagctagagcatgaagaatggatgaatttccattCCTTGTTCTCCAGAAATGGctgccggaggagggagatcagAGCCGGCGAAGTTCGAGCGAAAACTGGGCAAAAATCGCCTTTTTCCGGCTGCTGGAGCGGCGGCTGATGTTGGGGAAGGGCCGGGTTGTGACGCCGAGGCCAAGCCGGTCCTTTTGGCACCAGTCTCATCCGCAGCTgcggccggtggccggagattcgaggagagagagagggaccgacgaggagagagagagagagagagagagagagagagagagagagagaaatctgattttttatttataaaaatctcaTTTCGAAAGAATTACGATtatgccactgggtttcttttgaccatatctctctcgttacaactccgattcgaggcCACTACGTGTTTACGAACtcatctcagtacgacctatccaaaaatactagtcactgccccaaactctctccgggtaagaaagtgaccaaaatacccctatctcaagggtaaatttgtaatttctcttaaataatttaaataaggggtttaatttggagtcggggtgttacaagaCAACTAAAtatccttataatttaaacaatactagtgttattcataattaattgaaaaaataacattacaaTTACCCTACAATTGTTGCCGACAAGGTTTCATATCATGAAAATGTCGCATTATATTTGCATTACTGATATAAGAAAAAACATCATGAAAACGTCGCATTATATTTGCATCACATTACACACTTTAGGTGATGttaaattggttttttatAAAGAGAATTTTCAATCCTACTTAAATAAGGAAttcccaaaacccaattgaataAAGAGAAGTTCCAATTAAAATCCAATTAGGTAAGAATTATAAAAGCCCTCTAGAAGCCCATGAATGGCCCAGCAGtttcccctttttttaaaaaaaaaaaaaaaaaaaaaaaaacctggtccaaaacgacgttGTTTTGGCcaggttaaaaaaaaagaaaaaaaaagaaagcagcaTCTGatccaaaacgacgtcgttttggcctcacttttttatttttaatgagaAGAGGTGCAACTTCAGCAGCTCTTCTGGGGTTTTCCGACTACCAGAGGTGCAGATGCACCTCCTTGCACTTGCACAGGTTTGCCACCGGTTGATTGACTGGGCCTGAATTGAGCATTTACCCTTACCAAATATATGGTGCTCACATGTTTGGCTTGAGTGTTTACTCCTACCCTTTACCCAATATGTGGTGTTCACGTGTTAGGCCTAAATGATTGACTCCGATGTGGACATGCCTCCACGTGTGGCTTACTATGTGGTGATCCCCAGCTACCCACTACTTGATATTGTCCCTAACGTAACTACCTACAAAGCTCAATAGGTGTggggttttatcacaaaaggtcTCGGTGTTTTTAGTGGTAGaatcattcattatattttgtattttatttagtcaagtttccGATGCGGGactcatattcttcaacaagTTACAAATTGTTTGTTGAAGTTATATAAACTAATCCTTAGTATCAAGTTATATAAGATCATAAGTGAAGAGCAAACCAGTTTGACATTGTTatgttgtgaaaataattacTTTGAGATttgttgtgagagaaatcagttGTAAAGGAAAACAGTTTagcgtttggtaaactaaaTAGTAAAATTGCTGTTAGTACAAAAATCAATTTATAAGTTTTTGGTAAAATTATGTGTAAAAGTGCAGTGATTGTGTGTAATGACTAAAAAGGACATAAtgttaacaaatttttttcctttctaaatTAGTGAAAATAACACTTTCACTTATTTTTTCGGAGCAATAACACTTTCACTTTGATTTGTACAATTCTTGTGTTAACTATGTTTCAATTATAAAGTAATGAAGTCTTTATTTTAGATAGCAATATCTCTCCAACATACATAATATCTCCAAATGTCATGACCAATTACAAAACTGAACATATGTCcattaataattttgtttaccCCACTATAGTTTATATCTCCATGCCCAACAGTCAATTCCGAATTAATTGTCAATTCCCATCGAGTCCCGTCGAGTATACTCCATGCCCATCATCATCAATTTCTTCTACTCTTTTAATTGCTACTCCTACTTGCATTATTGAATATATGCattcatttccttttatttttaagtttatttagaaattaaaagagtaaaagaaattgatgatgatggtCTGCGAGATTTGGTCTCTTcctgggtttttttataaaaaaattatctgaGTCTCTTCCTGGTTTATGTACATGATTATGCAGTGTTTTGGGTTGCTAGTTTCATATTGTTTTCTCAAACCTTTTGGGAGTTATATAATGAAGGTTTCATTCTGtacaccaaaaaataaataaataaaacagacacatcaaaaccaaaacaggATGATAGAGAGACATCACCCAGatacaaattgaaaaaacttaataaaaaccaaaacagaatGACATAAATATCACACAgaaacaacccaaaaaaaaaaagtgtgaagTGCAGTGTGAATCCTAGAGAAAAATTATGCGGCTCATCCTTAAATCTGGGTCTCGCGCTAACATTATAGAAGAAAAGTGTGAAGACATTGTTAGATGTGGGTTATGCGAAAATTAAAGTAGAAAAGTAAATTTTTGTTCTGTGAAAATTAAAGaagataagaagaagaagaaaaaaaaatgaggaagGAGGAGAGATTCAGAAAACGCATGAGAAAAAGTTCAAGGATAATGGAAgtaatatctaaaaattaaagagGTTAATTTGGGCATTTTAGGAAAATTCATTAAAACACCACTGGTTCCTCACCCGCTTTCTGCATAAGCGGAAATATAATCACCCATTATTGTTGTAAATGGGTGACCCATatgttgaaagtgaaaaacaaTGTCGGAAGGGAAACACCAAGTTTTACGGAGAGTTGAAGACTTTTTGTCTCACGCACTGCTTACATACAGAAAGGAGTAAATGTTATGGTTGTGAcctctagagagagagagagaaaaaagaagaagagagccTAGgcagagaaggaagaaatagGAGAGccagagaagagaaaagagagcagagagaaattgtccaagagagaaaaatagtgAGCCAATGAGAGTGTTATATTCCttttgtagccctattattttacatagtgAAAATGTTAGTGTTGATGCTCTCCGGAGACGTAGGCACAACTTGCCGAACCTCGTCAAAtattgtgttttatttattttatgtgcaGCCTTTATATTCCAGCACCATGTGTTTATTATACAACGAttgtagatttttttttctcttttatcaGTAAGATCTTTAGTTTTCTCACAACCAATGAGGCATAATAATATGAGCAATATAatattgatttgattatatttcttttcatgAAGACAACAAATTCAATAACCATCTTCTCACAAAACAATTGAAAGTGATTATTCTCACAGCTAGCgcaatgaaaataattattctcACGACACAACAATACTAATTAAACTCGACCAAACTCCGACCTTAACACATAGTGCTACATGACCCTTGGATTTACAGAAGCATATTTAAGAAGCTCCGGATTGCTTTCAAAATGCTCCATGATTTCTTCACTCAAACTCAACAACGCTTCTATTCCCTTGCGATCTTTTTTATCAATCAGATAAAACGCATCCTTACAACCAATACTAGGAACGCTAACCCATGTCGGCTTTCCCCATCCAAAATCGGCTTCATAAAACGGAAACCTACACCAAATTCCAGAGCATAAATGGTACATGTCAACATTCCCTCtcaatttttcatattctcGAGCCCTTTGCAATGCCTCATTAGAATCAAATGGTAGTTTTGTAGGATAAGTTTCTTTCTGTTGTGCAATACCTTTACTGAGTTTGGCAACCAAGTCTTTTAGATCTATTGTCTCATTACTCTCTTCTTGACCTTTTAATGATGCTGTTGCGGTGACTACTAAAATACCAACAACGTTCCCAGCCAAGTTTTTTGGCAAGGGTGGCTCAAACCGTCTACGCAAGTCCATAGTTAGTAGGAACGAAGATGGTGGTATGTTTGATGATTTGGATGATGCTTCCATTGCACATTTCCAAATGAGTGCTGAAACTACAAGGACACGTGTCGGTGCATGAGGTGCCAATGCGCTGGCCAAATTTGATTGGAGGGTGGCAATCTTTGAGGCATCAAACACAAATCTCTTTGTTATGCACTTGTCTTGTTTAATGATGCCCACCAGCTCGGCTGATGATGGCTGTGATGAGTTTAAGAAATCTAGTGGTGGAAAATAAGACGCAGCATCAAATTTTGGGACCATGAAGGGTACCTGATCATCGTCACCATCATCAAGGGCTGTTTTGGCCCAACAACTGATGAAGGCGCTAGCTGTGATGCCGTCAACAACCTTATGTGAAAAATTCAACCCTATTGCTATTCCTCCACACTCGAACAAGTTGGCTTGCACAGCAAGCAACGGGAGCCTCGTGGAaacaccatcaccatcaccatcaccgtCAGGTTGACCAACTGCTGGGACGAGCCCAGTTAGCATCTCGAAATCTGGATGTTCAAAAATCTGCGATAACGAACATTTGACTCGGGCCGTCACGAACTCAGCTCCATCATCAGTGCATTGGATCATGTCATAGCCTTTACTCAATCTTCCTGCTAGAGGGTAGAAGTGAGTGAGAGTTTTAGCTAATGACCGAATTAGATGCTGACAATAATCTCTCTCCATCCTCATGGCCGCCATGTCTGTAGAAGTAGCTCCACCTCCTGAACCAGTAATATTATTGTTGCCGGAATAGAAGAGAAGCGTTGGGAAGTAAACGTGACTAAGAACCATCTGATCCAAAACAGAGAGCTGTATGGTTCTCGAGGAATGAGGAGTTGGGGATGATGGTTTGACTGTTTGCCTCTCAATGATTTCAACCTTGATCAAGTCTGGGGCCATCTTACTTTGTTTGCGACAGGCTATGTCTACTTCCAAAGCAATATGACTTTTTTCTGAAGGCTATATCAAGTGTGTGGCCATCTTTATAGGCAAAAGAAAGGATCTGCAAGGAATAACAACTTAAATTAGTATAGTATGCCAACTTCTTCTGTGAGTGATTAGTTTAGTTAGGTGGGATTTTATGAAGACGAGACTAGTAGTTTTGAATGGTGGCTCTAGCTCAGAGATTCTTCcgagaccaaaaaaaaaaagctgacAGATTCTTTTGTCTAGGATTTATAGGCTCTCATAGTACAAGTGTTGCTAGATGGGATTGTTTATTGGTTTACTAATGTGTTAGGTCGGATTTAAATGCTTGCCCACAGATTCACATGTTCCATTGTTTAACACATATTCCCTTGTTTAACACATGTGAGAACAATGTTACAATAAAAGTCCTATTTGACAGGTTTTCCCAAAATATCAATTGGCCAACAAACTTTAATATTGAGATGGAAGAAGGAAATAAGAGAGCAATACTATTGTTTTGAAAGGCGAGGTGTGATGCGTTTTTGATCTTGTAAAGCAAGGCGTAAACCTTGAAGTGTTAAGTCGTAAATTTTTTGTGACAATAAGAGCCGATTGGTTTAAGATGAGGGTGACAAGTATATAGCTGAACTTCAAACTCTCTCCTAATGAATGGTCAAGATGAAGCTCGAgttaaaaatatagaaaatttgGCATAAGTTCAATTCTTATGAGAGATGTTATGTGCAATCCACGTGAAAGCTGTTATATATTGATCCAAGTCCCTTGACTTTTGTGCCACATAAGATTACATGCATGTTTGATTTATTGATGTTTacgttttatttagttatttttttattccaattATACCCctaaaacataaataagataaattatgaatttgTAAAACCGGTAAGTTATTGATTTGTAGGACATTAATTATCATATTTGATTTGAACCTAACAATTCTCTCTTTTGACCCCACACACTCTTTACACCCCATAAAATTTTAgtgaaatctaaaattattCTCTACACCCATCACTTCTTCCTAAATTACCCTTACTTACCTAAACCCATCACACacacattttattttcacacCACAACCCATATTAAAATTTCACGTGTTCTACACAGATCTCCGCATAATTTCTTTGTAAACCCCATCAGATATGCAAACCCTAAGGCTGCAACAACTCCACCGAAACACCATCAATTCTGCGGTACAACTCCACCGAAACGCCAAGGTCGTGAACTCCACCTAGCAGCTATCGTAAAGGACGCCACCGAAACTCCAATGTCGTGAAGCACGGCAAGGTTAGCAcctcaattttgatttttaatgtCACATATAGACAGATTGGTGTAAGATTGCAGATCTGAAAAgaatagagatatttagtgatatacccattcttagcactaatattataaataaaccctacaccattgaatttctataaacaaaccaaaaaaaaaaacccaaaaaatgacagttggcgttattgaatttaatattgaatattaaattactttgatgccctattgagtgttttgggtatttttatgagattttgggttgGTCTTGTTTTAAGGAATTGAtggtagttttgtaatttataagaagttaaaagcctttttgtaatgttgtaaatgagttttgggtgtgtttctaaagtccatttcatatgagatatttttataatttaggcccctatattgggtataatagtgaatctcccaaaagAATATCACCTATTGATATTCTTTTGAGTAATGCTATTTGGACACACAACATTGACCACCTTAACTgaccaccttatgtggcaaTTGATGTGTCATgccatgtcaattaatgaatGTTGCCATGAGGCCACTCACTATGAATGCtagggttttttaatttattttttaattgacatGGCGCCATTCATTAACTGACATGGCATGACACATCAGTTGCCACATAAGATGGTCAGTTAAAATGGTCAATGTTGTGTGTCTAAATAGCATTACTCTATTCTTTCATTACTTTATCAATAAAGGGGAGATTGGTTTAAGATGAGGGTGACAAGTGTATCGTTGAACTTCAAACTCTCTCCTAATGAATGGCCAAGATGAATGCTTACACCCCGAGTCAAAAATAACGGTCAAGATTGAATCTCGCCTCTACGAGTTAGTGTACATTGGGCTTGCTGCACGTTCTGTTCTTTTATTTGCAAGCTCTGGTGTATCTTTACAGTGGCTTATCATGAATATTGATGCTTGCTCATGACAAACTTCTGTTTTCTTTgagaaaattacatttttatcAATAACTTTCAATTGTTAATAGTCATTCACAATGGTCGAAATAAACCCCCATCCCATTTGTGCCAACCAaataaggaaacaaaaaattgtgTTTGATACATAGATTGTTTGCGCAAATAATCTCGCAGGAGAATATTTgccactactacattttagtatttgcgcgacgaatccaatttcgtcgcgcaaactaacatgtagtcgcacaaataaAAGCGCGACAGAAAGATCGTCGCGCTCAATTTGTCGTGCAAaggtcgtgaagaaagactttacGCGACAGATTATATCACTCGTCGCgcatttttgtgcgacggttATCCTTCGTTACAAAaaaagttcagagacgactcaatcattcgtcgcacaaaattacGCGCGACGAAACCTGATTCGTCGCCAAAACAATGCACGGCGAATAgatgtcgtcgcgcaagacgtCCCGTAGACATTTGCGACACCAGGAGTTCATCGTCGCGCAATTGGTACacgtattgcgcgacgaaactatGTTGTGGCGTAATCTTTTGTGTGACGGTAAACTGCGTCGCGCGGCACGTGCCcacaaattttgcgcgacgcaattCTGTTGTCGCAGTAATCTATTTTAGCGACGaaaactttcgtcgcgcaaaaataattatacgtaattaaaaaatgaaacattatttttttggaatatatacatttgcgcgacgaaaaaccattcgtcgcgcaaaactaatatataattataatactacttttgttttattttataaaaaaataaatttggtttttttttttttgggtaacaaaatgaaattccaataaaaaaaaatttattttataaaataaatgtgtgctacaagagaaagatttaaaaaataattacgaaaataaaaaaactaatcgaataaagttccaaaatctacattatCGTCTGGCACATGCGGTTCAGAGGTCTAGGGGTCTACAGGGGCCGGCATCTGGTGTggatgctcgggatggacgggctcggaggtcggcgcatcaaaatgcgggactggaatgccggactgtgcgagggaccgcagaatgaccgacatctgactctgaagagtggccacctgtgctgtcaaagcagtgacctgactatttgactgcgctgatgaacggggtctgggttccctccgcctggcattccccatccctcgacaatatgtccccggtctcctccctagagtctgatccaatgtctccgtcaagatctgaaacccagcatcctgtggaggatccacagactcgatcggagtatcgggaggaagttgggaggcggactcctgaagaaccaactggctcctctccaccatcgccgtctgtttagcataacataaaatataaattcaaacactcATATAATGAACTTTAAAGTTGAATCGTAACATAAgaactaaaattaaataatacttacatgaagggactcggccaactcattcccaggCCGAACATAAATgtcgccaaagacgtcgatctctgggaatttggaccccccctaaattgaacaaaagaagacaaatattagaacgaaaaaataaattaagaataatgaaaaagtaaaaaattaaataaaaattattttattattacctgacgccgtgcatccatcctataggagaagggcctggaacccgaatgatggagaagagtcttcttcttcctattgcccttattgactttggctttattctgttatacaaaaaataaaacgtattagttgaaattgaaattaaatataaaaaataaaaaaaacatttgtaagaaaataaaataaaatataaaaaattaccacaaaagcgggcgcctgaaaatgagcgcagagccacgcccaactatcctcccgcccctcaagctctttcgggcaaccctcttgaagagcgacttgcggatcctcgaacgcctcaaaatggtggtgcaagtcgctcttccactgcttgtacctctcagagaagagtctgttgacgtacgccaaCGACTTTTCGTCAaggtcctccaagttgtagttcgtctgcaataaattaattacatacattttaaataatataaaaactacgtttgaaagaaaaagaatgaaaaggcctacataccgacaactggccgcgaaccgcAGTCTTGGTCTCGTCAGGcatcaccttccaagacttccattgcatcgggcaatagctccgaatgacatgaccaatgtcgggggccaaggagctatgcaactccgccgtcggtgcagcccgatgtcgctcgtcgtatccgatgttgatacgactgttggtcccccgggtgaccttcgccgtcttcaattgccgacacggccctcgggtgttcttctttgctgcaaagaaagatgacatgaatgttaaataaaaaacaaatttaacaatcaaatacacacacacaaaaattaaaaaacaacaagaagaaataaaaaataaaattaactggataaaaaggaaagctatacctggctgtgacccCGACGCATCCGTGGATGTGGTGTCGGTGGTGCTGGCGGGCCGATGACGCCGCCTGGCGCTAACAGGCTGCGCCAC of Prunus dulcis chromosome 4, ALMONDv2, whole genome shotgun sequence contains these proteins:
- the LOC117625038 gene encoding BAHD acyltransferase At5g47980-like — protein: MAPDLIKVEIIERQTVKPSSPTPHSSRTIQLSVLDQMVLSHVYFPTLLFYSGNNNITGSGGGATSTDMAAMRMERDYCQHLIRSLAKTLTHFYPLAGRLSKGYDMIQCTDDGAEFVTARVKCSLSQIFEHPDFEMLTGLVPAVGQPDGDGDGDGVSTRLPLLAVQANLFECGGIAIGLNFSHKVVDGITASAFISCWAKTALDDGDDDQVPFMVPKFDAASYFPPLDFLNSSQPSSAELVGIIKQDKCITKRFVFDASKIATLQSNLASALAPHAPTRVLVVSALIWKCAMEASSKSSNIPPSSFLLTMDLRRRFEPPLPKNLAGNVVGILVVTATASLKGQEESNETIDLKDLVAKLSKGIAQQKETYPTKLPFDSNEALQRAREYEKLRGNVDMYHLCSGIWCRFPFYEADFGWGKPTWVSVPSIGCKDAFYLIDKKDRKGIEALLSLSEEIMEHFESNPELLKYASVNPRVM